A region of the Methanobrevibacter ruminantium M1 genome:
TAGTTCCCACTCAAACAGTTCCAAATTATACGGCAAGGGGCTTTGCTTATATGTCCTATAAGGCATTTCCATCAGACAATATAACTTATAATGTTCTTAATGTTAAGTTTGATGGACGCCCTGAAATCTTCTCAGAGCTATTGTCCTATCGTTTAGATGGATATTATGAATTGTATCTGCCCCAATCAAATCAATATAGCGTAAATGCGGTTTCAGATTCAATCGCTCATCAAAGTTCATTAAACGCTGTTTTCCCAATTCTTTTCACTTTGATTTCAATGCTGATGCTTTCAGTGACTATGAAAAGAATCATCTCTAATCAAAGAACTCAAATCGGTGTTCTTAAGGCTAATGGATTTAGCAATAGGTCAATAGCTATCCATTATATGTCCTTTGGCTTTTTATTAGTCACATCAGGGTCAATATTAGGTGCAATTTTAGGGCCGATCGTATTCCATTTCGTTGTTCATGAATCCAGAATTTATTATTTTAAGTTCCCTGTTTGGGCTTATGTGGGACTTGAGAGATTCATATTTGTAATTGTTATAATATCATTGATTTCACTTATTGTTTCATATCTTTCAATTAAAAGCATTGTCAATGAGCCTCCATCTCAAATAATAAAGCCTAAGCCTCCAAAAATGGTCAGTTCTGGTTTCATTGAAAAGCTAGCAATCTGGAAAAGGCTTTCATTTAACATAAGGTGGAATTATAGGGATATCAAAAGAAACAGGTTCAAATCACTAATGACAATCGTTGGCGTGATGGGATGCACTATACTTTTGATTTCAGGCTTTGCAGTTTATGAGCAGATGGAAATTTCAAAGGATTGGTATTTCAATGACGTTAATCATTTTGAATCCAAGCTGGTGATTGATGATAATACAGACTTATCTCAAATAGATTCAATAGCCCATAAGGTTAATGGGGATGAGATAATGGAGTCCTCCATTGAAATATTAAAGGGTGATGCCAATTTTGCTTCCCTTTTGGTTTTAAATGACACCGATCTTATCACAATGACCAATGACAATCGTGAGAAGATAGATATTCCAAAAAATGAGGTTTCAATTTCAAAGAAGATGGCTGATATTCTGGATTTAAAGGTTGGAGATACTATAGATTGCCATCTATTAGATTCCAATAAGCTTGTTAAGATTAGGATTGATAGGATTCATTCAACCCCATTTACTCAGGGCCTTGTCATGTCTGCCGATAAATATGAAGAGTTAGGCTTTAATTTTACTCCAACAAGCATAATCACTTCAGAGCATGTCAATAAGTCTTATGATGGAGTCAAATCCACAATCTATTCAGAAGATATGGTTCGAGGATGGGACCAGATGCAGAAAACCAGCATGATGATAATAACTTCAATATTGTTTTTAGCTATTGTTTTAGCTGTTGTGATTCTTTATAATATGAATCTTCTTTCTTTCATAGAGATGGAGAATGATATTGCAACACTTAAGGTTTTAGGATTTAAGAGCAAGTATCTCACTAAATTGCTAGCTACTCAGGGCTTTTTCTTTATTATTGTTGGTTTTATTTTAGGTCTTCCTGTAGCTTATTATATTTTAACATTGTTGATGCCTGCATTTGGAAATAAGATCTATTTGATTCCTAATATTTCTGTTTTGAATATGGCCTTTAGCTTTTTGATAATTGTATCTGTGTTTATTGTTATGAATTTATATTTCTCTAGGAAGATTAGAAAGCTAGACATGGTTGATGCTCTTAAGACTTTTGAGTAGTCTTTTAGGCATATTAGGCATATATTTTCTTAATTTGATTAGAGGATTTTTTGTCCTCTTACTTTTTTTATTCTTGATTTTTTAATTAATTCGGTGTTCTATAATTATATCATGGGTATCCATATATTATATTTTCCAAATTAATATATTTTGACGAATTAAAACAACAAACTCTTCTTTTATTTTAATAGTTTAACTTTTTCTCTTAATTTAATTGCTCGTATTTTTAATAATTTTTTAGTTAATTAATCTTATCCTTGAGATTATTGTAAAAATGCATTTTAAGGGCTTAATTTGATGATGAATGGAAAGATTTATAAAAAGAGTTTTTGAATGATCATTCGATTTAAAAATTGTAAGATTAGAGTAAAAAGAGTTTTTGGAATTATAGATATTTGCTTAGAAAAAAAAAGAAAAAGTGATTTTGAGCCATACAGCTCAAAATACTAATTTAAACTTATTTTATAGTAAGTTTTTTACTTGCACTGGTAATAGTTGCATAAGTATCGTCGCCTGCGTATTTAGCAGTGAAAGCATAAGTGCCTTTATTGGTAATGCTTACTTTAACTTTAGCAACACCTTTTGCATCGGTCTTAGCAGTGTAAGTTTTCTTATTGATGGTAAAGGTTATTTTCTTACCGGCTATTGGACTGCCTGCAGTTGTCTTAAAGGTAGCGCTGATGTATTTGTTTTTAGCGGATGCTTTGTAGCTAGCGGCAGTTCCGGTTAATTTAGCCTTTTGTTTTTTGACAGTAATTTTTGCAACTGCAAATGATCCGTTGGTTTTTTCATCACCGAGGAAACAAATAGCAAAGGTGTAATCACCTTTATATCCAAGGTTTATTTGCAATTTGACTGTACCGTTTTCATCACTGGTTCTGTTGTAGATTCTACCATTGAATCCGATTTGTACAAACTTGTCTGATAAGGCTTTGCCCTTGTCATCGGTTAATTTTACTACGAAGTATTTACCGATTCTGCCATCAATTTTAGAGTCGAAAGCAGTTGTGGTCATATCTTCATAGTTGATGACACTCACAGTCTTTTCTTCTTTAAGGAACTTGTTAATTAAATCTTTGACTGCAGTGGTAAGGTTATCAACGAATGGACTGATATCATCAATTAATGAAGTGATGTTATCAATTAATGAAGTATCGTTTCCTAAGATTTTGGTCCAGTTGATAGTTAGGGTTTCTCCTCCTAATAGGTCTGTCCAGTTGATGGTGAAGCTGTCTCCACCGAGGAGGTCTGTCCAGTTGACTGTTAGGCTGTCTCTGCCGAGGAGGTCTGTCCAGTTGATGGTTGTGCTGTTTCCTAAAAGATCTGTCCAGTTGATGGTGAAGCTGTCTCCGCCTAATAGTTCTGTCCAGTTAAGTGTTAGGCTTTCGCCACCTAATAGTTCTGTCCAATTGAGGGTTGAACTTTCTCCAAAGAGGTCAGTCAAGTTAAGTGTTAGGCTTTCTCCGAGGATTTTTGATATGTTAAGTGTAGAACCTTCTCCAAGGAGATCTGTCCAGTTGATGGTTGTGCTTTCGCCTAATATATTTGAAAGATTGAATATGGAATCGTCTCCGAAGATGTCTGACATGTTAAGAGCTAAGTCTTCTCCAAAGAGATCTGTCATGTTAATTGTGAAATCGTCTCCGAAGAGTTCTTCTAGTTTGTTTGTTAAGTTTTCTCCAAAGATTGCTGTTAAGTTATCTCCAAAGATGTTTGTTAGGTTAAGTTTGAAATCTTCTCCTAAAAGGCTTGTCATATTAAGGTTAAAGTCTTCTCCTAAAAGGCTTGACATATTGAATGTTAAATTGTCACCTAACAGTTCTGTCCAGTTGATGGTTGTGCTTTCGCCACCTAAAAGGCTTGACATATTGAGTGTTAGGTTATCTCCTAATAGGTCTGTCCAGTTGAAGGTTAAGCTGTCTCCGTTAAGAAGGTCTGTCCAGTTGACTGTTAGGCTGTCTCCTCCTAATAGGTCTGTCCAGTTGACTGTTAGGCTGTCTCTACCTAATAGGTCTGTCAAATTAAGGGTAAAGTCTTCTCCGAGAAGGTCTGTCCAGTTGACTGTTAGGCTGTCTCTACCTAATAGGTCTGTCCAGTTGAGGGTTGTGCTTTCTCCTCCAAGTAGGTCTGTCCAGTTGACTGTTAGGCTGTCTCCTCCTAATAGGTCTGTCCAGTTAAGGGTGAAGCTATCTCCACTTAAGAGTTCGCTCCAGTTAAGGTTTAAGTTGTCTCCACTTAAGAGTTTGCTCAAATTAAGGTTTAAGTTGTCTCCACTTAAGAGTTTGCTCAAATTAAGGCTTGAGCTTTCTCCTCCAAGTAGGTCTGTTAAATTGATGCTAAAGCCAAGCAAACCGTCTTGGACGATTTTTTCATCATTAGCGATTTGAACCTTTTCTTCAGATATGATAGTTTCATCTGTAATTTCGGTTTCGTCTTTTATTTCAGTTTCAGCTGTTTCATTTATGACTTCATCGTCAGCAGCTTCCACCTCTTCAATATTATTTGTATCGGTTTCTATTTCTTCAAGGTTATTATCAACCGTTTCTATTTCTTGGATTTCACTATCAACTGTTACTACTTCATCAGCAGCAGGTGCTTCAATTGTATCAGTTATGTCTTCAGATGCGCTTGCCGCACCGATAGCGAGTAATGAAATAAGGAATAGTGAAATAATTAAAATCATACGATTTTTCATAAAATGTTTCCTCCATTATTTTAAAGGTATATATAATTATTATAAATATTTTTATAACTTTTTTTAAAACTCGATAGTATATTATTAAAAAAATTCTAATTTTATATGGTATTAGTGTGATTTTGTTAAAATTTTTCTAATTTTCTATGATTTTTGATGTATTTTTTTTGATTTTGTTCAATAGTTTTGTTTATGAGTTTTGATGTATTTTTTTTGATTTTGTTCAATAGTTTTGTTTATGAGTTTTGATGTATTTTTTTGTTCAAAATTTGAGCTATTCGTATCTGTGCCTAATGAGATTCTTTAATATGGCCATTCTTACAGGAATTGCATTTGCAGCCTGTTCAAAGTACTTATTGTATTTTGTATTGTCAACATCATAGTCTATCTCATCTACTCTAGGCAATGGGTGCATTACAATCAGTTCCTTGCCTTCGAGCAAGTCTTTGTTGATAAGATAAGCTCCTTTGATCTTTTCATACTCTTCAATATCCGGAAATCTTTCCTTTTGAATCCTTGTGACATACAATACATCAATCTCATCTATGATGTCTTTCAGGTTTGATGTTTCCTTATATTTTATATTGTTCTTTTCAAGGTCAAGGAGGTTTTCCTTAGGCATCTTTAGCTCTTCAGGGGATACGAATGTCATTTTAACATCATACATCCCTAAAGCATATGAAAGTGAGTGTACGGTACGGCCGTATTTTAAGTCTCCAAGAAGTGCTATGTTAAGGCCATCGATCTTGCCGAAGTGCTTTCTGATGGTGTATAAGTCTAATAGGGTTTGGGTAGGGTGTTGGCCTGCACCGTCTCCTGCATTTATGATTGGAACGTCTATTACATCAGATAAAAATCGTGAAACACCTTCAAGGTCGTGTCTTATTACGATTGCATCGCAGTAGCTTTCAAACATCTTTGCAGTGTCTGCAATGCTTTCTCCTTTGGCTACACTGCTGTTTGAAGTTTCTCCAAGTGAGATGCAGTCTCCGCCTAATCTTTTCATGGCGGTTTCAAAGGACAATCTGGTTCTTGTTGAAGGTTCGTAGAATAATAGTCCGAGTATCTTTCCAGAGAGCTCTTCTGATTTTTCTTTTGATTGAGCGATGTCTTCAAGCTTTTCAGCTTCATCTAGGATGAATTTTATATCTTCCTTTTCAAAGTCTTTTATTGAAATTACATTATTATGGCCAAAAATAATATTACACTCCTTAAGTTTACACTTGAAATACAAGTCTTATATTTAGTTTGTATTATTTGATTTAAAATTCTTTTTATTTCTTATTTGAAAAATATGAAAAGGGAATTATTTTTAGATAGTTGAGCATATATTTTTTAAATCATTGATTCTTTCTTATTGATTTTTGCTAGTTGTTATTTCTTTTTTATTGTTCTTTTATTGATTTTATCTGCAAATTCATCTACAAGCTCCCAATCAATACTTGGTGGCTCCTTATTTTCCTTTTTAAACCTTTTTAAATTGGAATTTATTATGCGTTTAGTAATCATGTCTCCCTTATTGGGGTTTATTTCAGCTCCAAAGCATGCAGTTACAAATGCTGATTTTACTATCTCCTCTGAAAATGATTTGTTCAGATATTCTTCAGCCTTGCCTTGGTTTGTGCAAGTGATATATAGGCCGTAATTTATTCCTTGCAATGTTTTATAGTTTTTATTTACAAAGGATTTTATTTCCCCTTGAATGCGGCCGTAATGGATGGATCCTGCTATGATTACAAAGTCGTATTTTAAAAGACAGGCTGATTTGGCTCTAGCTATTGGTATTGTTAGGACTTCTCCATCTATCTTGTCCACTAAGGCCTTTGCAATCTTTTTAGTAGTTCCAGTTTTGCTTGCATAAATAATGGCTGTTTTCATTCTATCAGTTTATTTCTTTGTTTTTTTGATAATTATTCTATTATTTTAGATTGTTTAAATAATTCCAAGTAGGCATAATATGAGGAAAATAATAAGTAAGAGAGCTATTATTTTTATTCCTTCTTTAGCTACTTTGAATAATACATAGATTAAAAGTATAATGAGTAATATTTCAATTATTGTTGCAATTAGCATTTAATCACCTAAATTGAGTTTATTTTTACTATATTTTTATATTATTGATTTAAATTCATTCTAATGAGTTTTTTATTCTTCTTTTATTAAATAGTTCTTTAAGATTCCTATCTCTTCAATAGAGACTTCTACAGTTGAACCAGCATCCATTGGACCTACACCTGGAGGTGTGCCGGTTGCAATTATATCTCCTGGATTGAGGGTAGTTGTCTGTGATATGAATTCAATTATCTCCTGTGGGGAGAAGATCATCATGGAAGTGTTGGAATTCTGCTTTATCTCTCCGTTTACCTTTGTTACGATTCTTTGATTTAATGGGTCAAGGTCTGTTTCAATAAAAGGCCCTATTGGGGCAAATCCATCACAGCTTTTTCCTCTTGTCCATTGGCCATCTCCAAGGGTGAAATCCCTTGCGGTGACATCGTTTATGATTGTGTAGCCGAATATATAATCATCAGCCTCTTCTTTAGATACCTTTTTTGTTGCCTTTCCAATGACAACTGCCAATTCCCCTTCATAATCCACTTGCTTTGAAATGTTAGGGAAGATTATATTCTTTTCTGTACTGTTTAATGCAGAATTTGGCTTTATGAAAATTACAGGCTTTTTTGGAAGCTCTAAATTTAATTCTTTGGCATGGTCTTTGTAGTTTAGGCCAATGCATATGATTTTAGATGGATTTACTGGAGCTTCTATTTCTATATCTTCTAGACTATATGATTCTATCATATTTTCCTTTATTTCATCTAGATTAGAGTTAAAATAGTCTAATATGTCTCCTTTAAGTTCGATTATCTTTTCTCCATCGTAGAATCCTATTTTGATTGAATTGTCTTTGCCCAATTCATTGATTTTCTTTTTGAATCTTAAAAACTTCATTTAATCACGGCTATAAAACTAATTAATTTTTAAGCATTTCCATTTTTATTTTATTTTTAATATTATTTACATTTGTTTATATGATTGGGTGGTAGTTAAATTTATATTTCTTGTGTGATTCATTTTGTTGAACTAGTTCATTTGATTTTATTTTTGTGGTGTGGTTCTTGGTTGAACTGGTTCATTTGATTTAATTGTTCCTTTTTAAGAAATTAATTTATTAATTAACAAGGCAATGTTTTATTTTTTTCTCTTTTGTTCATTTTTTTTAATTTATTTTATATATTTTAAAACAAAAGTTATTATTGTAAGTTGTTTATTTAGGAATGATAATTTTTACTATTTTTCAATGTTTTTAATTTTTAAAAAAGGATATTAGATTATCATACTTAAAGTACCTTAAAATAATCAAATATTTATATTAATTAAATAACAATTTAAAAAGCATTTAAGTGATAGAATGAATCAAAATGCCCAGTGGAATTCAATTATAACATTTATATTGGCAATGATTGGCCTTACCATAGGCATAGGGAATATTTGGCGTTTCAGCTATGTATTATACTCTAATGGAGGAGGATCCTTCTTCATACCTTATTTTATTGCAATAATGGTTATGGGAATTCCTTTCTTGATTTTAGAGTATGGATTAGGCTTTAGCCTAAAGAAGAGTTTTTCAAAGCTGATGCATGATATACGCCCGGAATTTGAGGTAATTGCTTGGATGTTGGTCATATTCGTATTCATCGTTGTAATTTACTATATGGTTATCATAGGCTGGGATTTTGTATATTTCCTAAACAGCTTTAGCTTCGGTTGGGGAAGCGATCCCAATTCATTCTTCATGACTTATGTTGGTGGAACTAGGGAGATATCCCAGATTGGAAGGCTTCTTCTTCCTACATTAATTTGCACAACAGTCTTATGGATTATTTTTTGGTTTGTATCCAATCGTGATGTGGATGAAGGAATCGGAAAGATTTCAACCATTCTAATGCCTTTGCTATTTATAATAATGATTTTTATCTTTTTATACTCATTCACATTGCCAGGATTTGACATTGGAATAAAGACATTGCTTAAGCCTAATTGGTCTCTTCTTTTAGACATTCACATCTGGCTTGCAGCATTCGGACAGACAATATTCACCTTAAGCATAGGCCAGGCAATGGTCTATACCTATGCAAGCTATTTGCCTAGGAATTCCAAATTGGTCGATGAAGTATTGCTTGTGGTTATTACAAACACCTTATATGAGGTTTTCATTGCCATTGGGGTCTTTTCAATACTTGGATATATGTCCCTAAAGTCATCAATACCTATAGAAAAACTAATCAGTGAAGGAACTGGACTGATATTTGTTGTATTTCCAAAGATATTTAGTGAGATGGGTTTTGTAGGTCAGATTATAGGTCCATTGCTATTTTTATCAATACTATTTGCAGGATTTACTTCCGCATTGGCATTGTTTGAGCCTTTCCTATCATCCTTATGTGATAAGTTTAATTTAAGTAGACGCAAAGGGGTTACAATACTTGTAATTGTTGCAGTGATTTGCTCCATTCCTTTTTCAACAGGAATAAGCAGCTATTTGGTTGGGATTGTTGACAAGTTTGTAAATGACTTTGGAATATTGATTTTGATTGGTGTGCAGGCCATTATATTTGGATGGTTCTATGGTGTTGAAAAGGTCATGCCCGTTTTAAATGAGCTTTCTACTTTTAAGGTAGGCAAATCATGGGTTTTTACAATAAAATATCTATTGCCTGTTCTTATTATTATCATTTGGGTAAATGGTGTTGTGGGACTGTTCAGTAATACCAATAGCTTTGAATTGATTGTAGATTTGATTATTACTTTTGTTGTGGTTGGATTCTCTGTTTTGTTTACTAAATTAGGTGTTAAAGAGTAATTTAAGTGGTTTTAGGTCTTTAAAATAATTTTTTTATATTTTAAACCTTATGATGGGTAATTTAGATATTATAATTTAACGTTAGGATTTAAATACTGGCCATGCTCTATAGACCTTTTTCCATAGTGAATGGCAAATTGAGGACATCTATGTAGACAAGCAAAGCACATGTCACACTTTTTTCTCTTCCAGACAGGCCGTTTATTCTCTATTTTTATTGTATTGGTTGGACAATTGTTTCTGCATATTCCGCAGCCTATACAATTGTCATCTAGCTTAAAATTGCTTGTATTACGGATGAAGTCATATCCAACCTTGTATATGAATCCGCTGAATATTTTATTTTCATTTTCAAGGTATTTTCCTGTTTTTCTTAAGAGTATTAGATTGTTCACTTCCTCTAATCTTTTCTCTCCATATTCTTCAGCCTGTTTTATGTAGTTTTGGTCTGTTAGATCAAATTTAGGAACCCAATTGTCTACCATCTTTACATTGAAGAATCCATCTATCTTTTTAAAGTATTTTGAAACTATGCTTTTAATGTTTCCAACAGTGCTTCCATATGTGGCTACAAGGAAGATATATGGCTTTTTATTATAGTTAAGGCGGAGTTTCTTAAGGAATATTCTAACAGAATCTGGTATTCCTAGCGAATAGATTGGGCATACAAATCCTATTATTTCATCTTCTTTCACGTCAAATGTGAATTTGTTTTCCCTTATGCAGTCTGGGATTGAGATAATCTCTTCTTCATTGCTTTTAGCTATTGTCTCTGCTACATATTTGCTGTTTCCAGTTCCTGTATAGTAGAATATCATTTATTTCCTCTAGTTTAGTGGATTATTAAGATGTATGGCTTTTTTAAGTTTAACTATATGATTTTTTAATTCAATTCGGTAATTATCTTTTTTTAATTTACGATTATTGAATAATCCTTTCTATAGGAACTACCAAGATATCACGTGCGCCAGCATTTCTAAGCTTGTTAACTAGGTCAAAGACTTCATCCTCTCCAACCACTGCTTGTACGGCCATGGTTTCCTCTTCGGAAAGCACTTGAGATATAGTAGGTCCGCTCATTGCCGGCATGACCTTTTGAACCTCACAAAGGTTTTCCTTTGCGACGTTCATCATAACCAGTTTCTTTCTTTCCGCTTCAAGCACACCTTGAATGCTGGTGCTAACCGCTTCTACAAGGTTATTTTTTTCTGTGTATGAATTTTTGTTAGCTATCAATTTAATTGAGCTTTCAAGGATGACATCAACTATCTTCAAATGATTCATATTTAGTGTTGTTCCTGTGCTTGTAAGGTCTGTTATAGCATCTGCTATTCCAATGAATGGAGCTATTTCAGTAGATCCTGTAAGCTTTACTATCTTTATGTTCAGATTGTTTTCTTCAAGGTATTTTCTTGTAAGGTTTGGAAATTCTGTAGCTATTGTCATTCCATCCTTCAAATCATCTTTTGTGTTTATTTCGGAGTTTTCAGGAGAAGCTAAAACAAGCTTTGTTGCACCGAATTGGAGGTCTGTTAATATTTTAACATCTGCTCCTGCCTCTTCTATCAGGTCATAGCCTGATATTCCCATATCACAAATTCCTTCGTCTACAAATTCTGGAATGTCTGCTGCACGGGCAAACATCACGTCTATATTTTCATTGTAAGTTGATGAGAATAATTTTCTGTTTGTTGAATCCTTTAAGCCTAGTCCTGCCTTTTCTAGTATTTTTATGGAAGGTTCACTTATTCTTCCTTTGGAAGGGACTGCTATTTTGATTTTCATTTTATTCACCTATTGCTTTAGTTAATGATTTTATAAATCTTTTAAAGTTTTAAAATTGTTTTATTTCTATTACTTTTATTTTAATTTTAGTATTATTTAATTATTTAGTTTATTTTTGATTATTTTCATTTTATTTGGTCATCTTTTCATTGATTTTGGGATTTTTTTTATTATTTTTGTTCATCTTTTCTTTGATTTTTTTTATTATTTTTGTTCATATTTCACTATTTTTAATAATCGTTTTCATAGTATTTTTTCATCAAAAATTATTTTTAAAAAAGCATATGGAATGTATGATAAAGTATATAAACTTTTTGTTTTTTGTTTTAAATAATCAATTTAACTTGAATTTAGATTTTATCATGTTTTTAGTCAAATTTTTTGATTTTATGCCCTTTTTAGCCAGTTTTTTAGAA
Encoded here:
- a CDS encoding ABC transporter permease; the protein is MLKRKMLRDIWNYKVQFISIFIIAFIGVFVFAGLTAEADGFEASIDSFYQRSNLADGWIYSNYLVDDFLKQVYLLGATTSMERQLVVDSQAELDGKPDITLHFVENNTISKYYPLEGNELNISDSEGVWLDKTFADARNLKIGDTIAFESNGIKIEKKIRGLGYSPENVYSLVPTQTVPNYTARGFAYMSYKAFPSDNITYNVLNVKFDGRPEIFSELLSYRLDGYYELYLPQSNQYSVNAVSDSIAHQSSLNAVFPILFTLISMLMLSVTMKRIISNQRTQIGVLKANGFSNRSIAIHYMSFGFLLVTSGSILGAILGPIVFHFVVHESRIYYFKFPVWAYVGLERFIFVIVIISLISLIVSYLSIKSIVNEPPSQIIKPKPPKMVSSGFIEKLAIWKRLSFNIRWNYRDIKRNRFKSLMTIVGVMGCTILLISGFAVYEQMEISKDWYFNDVNHFESKLVIDDNTDLSQIDSIAHKVNGDEIMESSIEILKGDANFASLLVLNDTDLITMTNDNREKIDIPKNEVSISKKMADILDLKVGDTIDCHLLDSNKLVKIRIDRIHSTPFTQGLVMSADKYEELGFNFTPTSIITSEHVNKSYDGVKSTIYSEDMVRGWDQMQKTSMMIITSILFLAIVLAVVILYNMNLLSFIEMENDIATLKVLGFKSKYLTKLLATQGFFFIIVGFILGLPVAYYILTLLMPAFGNKIYLIPNISVLNMAFSFLIIVSVFIVMNLYFSRKIRKLDMVDALKTFE
- a CDS encoding Ig-like domain-containing protein codes for the protein MKNRMILIISLFLISLLAIGAASASEDITDTIEAPAADEVVTVDSEIQEIETVDNNLEEIETDTNNIEEVEAADDEVINETAETEIKDETEITDETIISEEKVQIANDEKIVQDGLLGFSINLTDLLGGESSSLNLSKLLSGDNLNLNLSKLLSGDNLNLNWSELLSGDSFTLNWTDLLGGDSLTVNWTDLLGGESTTLNWTDLLGRDSLTVNWTDLLGEDFTLNLTDLLGRDSLTVNWTDLLGGDSLTVNWTDLLNGDSLTFNWTDLLGDNLTLNMSSLLGGESTTINWTELLGDNLTFNMSSLLGEDFNLNMTSLLGEDFKLNLTNIFGDNLTAIFGENLTNKLEELFGDDFTINMTDLFGEDLALNMSDIFGDDSIFNLSNILGESTTINWTDLLGEGSTLNISKILGESLTLNLTDLFGESSTLNWTELLGGESLTLNWTELLGGDSFTINWTDLLGNSTTINWTDLLGRDSLTVNWTDLLGGDSFTINWTDLLGGETLTINWTKILGNDTSLIDNITSLIDDISPFVDNLTTAVKDLINKFLKEEKTVSVINYEDMTTTAFDSKIDGRIGKYFVVKLTDDKGKALSDKFVQIGFNGRIYNRTSDENGTVKLQINLGYKGDYTFAICFLGDEKTNGSFAVAKITVKKQKAKLTGTAASYKASAKNKYISATFKTTAGSPIAGKKITFTINKKTYTAKTDAKGVAKVKVSITNKGTYAFTAKYAGDDTYATITSASKKLTIK
- the pyrB gene encoding aspartate carbamoyltransferase; the protein is MYFKCKLKECNIIFGHNNVISIKDFEKEDIKFILDEAEKLEDIAQSKEKSEELSGKILGLLFYEPSTRTRLSFETAMKRLGGDCISLGETSNSSVAKGESIADTAKMFESYCDAIVIRHDLEGVSRFLSDVIDVPIINAGDGAGQHPTQTLLDLYTIRKHFGKIDGLNIALLGDLKYGRTVHSLSYALGMYDVKMTFVSPEELKMPKENLLDLEKNNIKYKETSNLKDIIDEIDVLYVTRIQKERFPDIEEYEKIKGAYLINKDLLEGKELIVMHPLPRVDEIDYDVDNTKYNKYFEQAANAIPVRMAILKNLIRHRYE
- a CDS encoding flavodoxin domain-containing protein yields the protein MKTAIIYASKTGTTKKIAKALVDKIDGEVLTIPIARAKSACLLKYDFVIIAGSIHYGRIQGEIKSFVNKNYKTLQGINYGLYITCTNQGKAEEYLNKSFSEEIVKSAFVTACFGAEINPNKGDMITKRIINSNLKRFKKENKEPPSIDWELVDEFADKINKRTIKKK
- a CDS encoding DUF3985 family protein, with protein sequence MLIATIIEILLIILLIYVLFKVAKEGIKIIALLLIIFLILCLLGII
- a CDS encoding fumarylacetoacetate hydrolase family protein, translating into MKFLRFKKKINELGKDNSIKIGFYDGEKIIELKGDILDYFNSNLDEIKENMIESYSLEDIEIEAPVNPSKIICIGLNYKDHAKELNLELPKKPVIFIKPNSALNSTEKNIIFPNISKQVDYEGELAVVIGKATKKVSKEEADDYIFGYTIINDVTARDFTLGDGQWTRGKSCDGFAPIGPFIETDLDPLNQRIVTKVNGEIKQNSNTSMMIFSPQEIIEFISQTTTLNPGDIIATGTPPGVGPMDAGSTVEVSIEEIGILKNYLIKEE
- a CDS encoding sodium-dependent transporter gives rise to the protein MNQNAQWNSIITFILAMIGLTIGIGNIWRFSYVLYSNGGGSFFIPYFIAIMVMGIPFLILEYGLGFSLKKSFSKLMHDIRPEFEVIAWMLVIFVFIVVIYYMVIIGWDFVYFLNSFSFGWGSDPNSFFMTYVGGTREISQIGRLLLPTLICTTVLWIIFWFVSNRDVDEGIGKISTILMPLLFIIMIFIFLYSFTLPGFDIGIKTLLKPNWSLLLDIHIWLAAFGQTIFTLSIGQAMVYTYASYLPRNSKLVDEVLLVVITNTLYEVFIAIGVFSILGYMSLKSSIPIEKLISEGTGLIFVVFPKIFSEMGFVGQIIGPLLFLSILFAGFTSALALFEPFLSSLCDKFNLSRRKGVTILVIVAVICSIPFSTGISSYLVGIVDKFVNDFGILILIGVQAIIFGWFYGVEKVMPVLNELSTFKVGKSWVFTIKYLLPVLIIIIWVNGVVGLFSNTNSFELIVDLIITFVVVGFSVLFTKLGVKE
- a CDS encoding EFR1 family ferrodoxin (N-terminal region resembles flavodoxins. C-terminal ferrodoxin region binds two 4Fe-4S clusters.) produces the protein MIFYYTGTGNSKYVAETIAKSNEEEIISIPDCIRENKFTFDVKEDEIIGFVCPIYSLGIPDSVRIFLKKLRLNYNKKPYIFLVATYGSTVGNIKSIVSKYFKKIDGFFNVKMVDNWVPKFDLTDQNYIKQAEEYGEKRLEEVNNLILLRKTGKYLENENKIFSGFIYKVGYDFIRNTSNFKLDDNCIGCGICRNNCPTNTIKIENKRPVWKRKKCDMCFACLHRCPQFAIHYGKRSIEHGQYLNPNVKL
- the hisG gene encoding ATP phosphoribosyltransferase, whose product is MKIKIAVPSKGRISEPSIKILEKAGLGLKDSTNRKLFSSTYNENIDVMFARAADIPEFVDEGICDMGISGYDLIEEAGADVKILTDLQFGATKLVLASPENSEINTKDDLKDGMTIATEFPNLTRKYLEENNLNIKIVKLTGSTEIAPFIGIADAITDLTSTGTTLNMNHLKIVDVILESSIKLIANKNSYTEKNNLVEAVSTSIQGVLEAERKKLVMMNVAKENLCEVQKVMPAMSGPTISQVLSEEETMAVQAVVGEDEVFDLVNKLRNAGARDILVVPIERIIQ